A genomic segment from Flammeovirga pectinis encodes:
- a CDS encoding outer membrane beta-barrel protein: MLNLFLKISFTFVIILGLSIKIQAQNLDFIVNYSKTNSVGDVHQMSLNGVGIDIRKHLSKVPISIGVASSYNFSEKEINTDYNSPIPDSDLKNFVIVPFQLNVHYYFNERGVISPFIGIGGSGYFIEQGYMVSQYALDLDGGSSSSREVKESNVSYGFMGELGFTTTFFDRINPFFSLKYNYVPTNDYNINYSNICVNVGLSF; this comes from the coding sequence ATGTTAAACCTATTCTTGAAAATATCTTTTACATTCGTAATTATACTAGGGCTTTCTATTAAAATACAGGCTCAAAACCTAGATTTCATAGTAAACTATAGTAAAACAAACAGTGTTGGCGATGTACATCAGATGAGTTTAAATGGTGTAGGAATTGATATTAGAAAACACCTTTCTAAAGTACCAATTTCAATTGGTGTAGCCTCTTCTTATAATTTTTCTGAAAAAGAAATCAATACAGATTATAACTCGCCTATTCCTGATAGTGATCTTAAAAACTTTGTAATCGTGCCTTTTCAATTAAATGTACATTATTATTTTAATGAAAGAGGAGTAATTTCTCCATTTATTGGTATTGGCGGTAGTGGGTATTTTATTGAGCAAGGTTATATGGTTTCTCAATATGCTCTTGATTTAGACGGTGGCAGTAGTTCTTCTAGAGAAGTAAAAGAAAGCAATGTAAGTTATGGTTTTATGGGTGAACTTGGATTTACAACAACATTTTTTGATAGAATAAACCCTTTCTTTAGCTTAAAATACAACTATGTACCAACTAACGATTACAATATTAATTACAGTAATATTTGTGTAAATGTTGGTTTATCTTTCTAA
- a CDS encoding DUF5777 family beta-barrel protein, with protein MKYYQLLLFIFSCTYTFAQDDLLNEIETETTDSVTFEQPAFKAMKIGNLQSTKVGGKGDFYMYISHRFGSLKDGWETFFGLDNANTKIQLVYALFDGFQIGISRESWRKTYAGSTKIRIKEQKGNFPINISAYGTFNVNTQVSTELYPEITGSDRMSYAAQFLFSKRIKKLSVELAPTYVRQNLVYNVNQDHNQYVLGIGGRYKVSKRMSVNIDYSYNFSRASDSDFKDPLTVGLDIETGGHVFQLLFTNAQSTNEPGFMSYAEGDWSTGDIFFGFNIVRVF; from the coding sequence ATGAAATATTACCAACTATTACTCTTTATTTTCTCCTGTACTTATACATTTGCACAGGATGATTTACTAAATGAAATAGAGACAGAAACAACCGACTCTGTCACTTTTGAACAACCTGCGTTTAAAGCAATGAAAATTGGTAACCTACAATCTACAAAAGTGGGCGGAAAAGGTGATTTTTATATGTATATCTCTCATAGGTTCGGTTCTTTAAAAGACGGCTGGGAAACATTTTTTGGTTTAGACAATGCAAATACAAAAATTCAACTTGTTTACGCGCTATTTGATGGTTTTCAAATTGGGATAAGTAGAGAATCTTGGAGAAAAACATATGCAGGGAGCACAAAAATTCGAATAAAAGAGCAAAAAGGTAACTTCCCTATCAATATTTCTGCATACGGCACTTTTAATGTCAATACCCAAGTGAGTACAGAATTATATCCAGAAATTACGGGTTCTGATAGAATGAGTTATGCAGCTCAATTCTTATTTTCTAAACGTATTAAAAAGTTATCTGTAGAGTTGGCCCCAACTTACGTAAGACAAAACCTTGTTTATAATGTCAATCAAGATCATAATCAATATGTATTAGGTATTGGAGGAAGATATAAAGTCAGTAAAAGAATGTCTGTCAATATAGATTATTCTTACAATTTTAGTCGAGCTAGTGATTCTGATTTCAAGGACCCTTTAACTGTTGGTTTAGACATAGAAACAGGAGGTCATGTTTTTCAACTTTTATTTACAAATGCTCAATCTACAAACGAACCCGGCTTTATGAGTTATGCTGAAGGAGATTGGAGTACTGGAGATATTTTCTTTGGGTTTAACATTGTCAGAGTCTTTTAA
- a CDS encoding YceI family protein, translating into MKQLTILLLFLSITSFGQKYITKTGLTDFEASVKAFEPVEATNNSTTAIINTETGEIAALLFIAAFEFKVALMQEHFNENYMSSDKFPKATFKGEITDFDFKNLSNAPKDFNLKGTLTIKGISKEIVARVKLYVNKDILYAKSAFDVAPSDFDIQIPSIVEEKISEKIHISINYELKKK; encoded by the coding sequence ATGAAACAACTTACAATCTTATTACTCTTCTTAAGTATTACCTCTTTCGGACAAAAATATATAACTAAAACTGGTCTAACCGATTTTGAAGCATCCGTTAAGGCTTTTGAACCTGTAGAAGCAACTAATAATAGTACAACAGCAATTATTAATACTGAAACAGGAGAAATAGCTGCACTATTATTTATTGCTGCTTTCGAATTTAAAGTGGCATTAATGCAGGAGCATTTCAATGAAAATTATATGTCTTCTGATAAATTTCCAAAAGCTACTTTTAAAGGGGAAATCACTGATTTTGATTTTAAAAATTTAAGTAATGCTCCCAAAGATTTTAATTTAAAAGGAACACTTACTATTAAAGGCATATCAAAAGAAATAGTAGCTAGAGTTAAGTTGTACGTAAATAAGGATATTTTATATGCTAAGTCAGCTTTTGATGTAGCTCCCTCAGATTTTGATATTCAAATTCCAAGTATTGTAGAGGAAAAGATATCAGAAAAAATTCATATATCTATAAACTATGAACTCAAAAAAAAGTAA
- the cysK gene encoding cysteine synthase A, which yields MIYNSILDTIGQTPIIKINKLFSNKHNVFIKAERFNPASSIKDRIALAMIEKAEEDGLLNKDSEIIEPTSGNTGVGLSMVAAVKGYSITLCMPESMSIERRKLMASYGAKLVLTPKEKGMKGAIAKAEELAEGNKNAWIPSQFDNPANVNIHATTTAQEIIEDFPNGLDYLITGVGTGGHITGVAKVLKEKWPNIKVFAVEPEVSAVIGGGAPGPHPLQGIGAGFIPKNLDTSLLDGAIGVDAEKSKAFARELALKEGFLGGISTGASLAAVDKKLAEIPEGSSILTFNYDTGERYLSIEGLFGV from the coding sequence ATGATCTATAATTCAATTCTTGACACAATAGGCCAAACTCCTATTATAAAAATTAATAAGCTCTTCTCTAATAAGCATAATGTATTTATTAAAGCTGAAAGATTTAATCCCGCTAGTAGTATTAAAGATAGAATTGCTTTAGCAATGATTGAAAAAGCGGAAGAAGATGGTCTGTTAAATAAAGATTCAGAAATTATTGAGCCTACTTCTGGAAACACAGGTGTTGGTCTTTCTATGGTTGCTGCTGTAAAAGGTTATTCTATTACACTTTGTATGCCCGAATCTATGAGTATTGAGCGTAGAAAATTAATGGCTAGTTATGGTGCTAAATTAGTACTTACTCCTAAAGAGAAAGGTATGAAAGGTGCTATTGCTAAAGCAGAAGAATTAGCAGAAGGAAATAAAAATGCTTGGATTCCATCTCAATTTGATAATCCTGCCAATGTAAATATCCATGCCACAACAACGGCTCAAGAAATTATTGAAGATTTTCCTAACGGATTGGATTATCTAATTACTGGTGTTGGTACAGGCGGACATATTACAGGTGTTGCTAAAGTGCTTAAAGAAAAATGGCCAAACATTAAAGTGTTTGCTGTAGAGCCAGAAGTAAGTGCTGTTATTGGTGGTGGAGCTCCTGGTCCTCACCCATTACAAGGAATTGGTGCTGGTTTTATTCCAAAAAACTTAGATACTTCTTTATTAGATGGTGCTATTGGTGTTGATGCCGAAAAATCTAAAGCTTTTGCAAGAGAATTAGCACTTAAAGAAGGTTTTCTTGGTGGAATTTCTACTGGAGCATCTTTAGCTGCTGTAGATAAAAAATTAGCTGAAATACCTGAAGGAAGTTCAATTCTTACTTTCAATTATGATACAGGCGAAAGATACCTTTCAATTGAAGGATTGTTTGGGGTGTAG
- a CDS encoding T9SS type A sorting domain-containing protein: protein MKARFNVFILMVLCSFYAENVNAQIILKTPVSINRSSKLYANKEIIIKGGFDPTVKFNGSDSDTLQAKKITLEGNLYIKGALITNAEIIITGSLNNQKQQFASSISGDSISTLKNIKFEKVNTISAYNVTNPLIVEDKIIINSSSVLKENVHANDVNIQHGLLQLEGKKSVIGNLYIAKHSTYSIVDTASVSITESFSVEGNDFEILNDGVLNFIENSILDLSRITLPNNVLYFIGKGTINFTENTSVDFGKLDDENLSYTLNWNIPNCDFIPEKSLVTCDYLLNTASPIALISFTGKIEKGKNTLHWSTSSEINCDYYIIERSVDKKDWEALDQIKVYDDRLIKSTYFWQDHLSEAFYYRILQVDIDGNSEEFGPIQVGGNEAIFNVKVIPNAPKDKTAILELNALDGNITTYEIYSTNGYLMRRKTLDTSKVKNKKIPLDFTDLDKGQYIIRVNNGQFIAIEKIVIP, encoded by the coding sequence ATGAAAGCCAGATTTAACGTATTCATTTTAATGGTGTTATGTAGTTTTTACGCTGAAAATGTAAATGCACAGATCATTTTAAAGACCCCTGTTTCTATAAATAGGTCTTCTAAATTATATGCCAATAAAGAAATTATTATCAAAGGTGGTTTTGATCCAACTGTAAAGTTTAACGGAAGTGATTCAGATACACTTCAAGCTAAAAAAATAACTTTAGAGGGGAACTTATACATAAAAGGTGCATTAATTACAAATGCTGAAATTATAATTACTGGAAGTCTTAATAATCAAAAACAGCAATTTGCTTCTTCAATATCAGGGGATAGTATTAGTACATTAAAGAATATTAAATTCGAAAAAGTGAATACTATATCTGCTTATAATGTAACAAACCCTCTAATTGTAGAAGATAAAATTATTATCAACTCTTCTTCAGTTTTAAAAGAAAACGTGCATGCAAATGATGTCAATATTCAGCATGGTCTATTACAACTTGAAGGAAAGAAATCTGTAATTGGTAATTTATATATTGCAAAACATAGTACTTATAGTATTGTAGACACAGCATCTGTTAGTATAACAGAAAGTTTTAGTGTTGAAGGCAACGATTTTGAAATTTTAAATGATGGCGTGCTTAATTTTATAGAAAATAGTATTCTTGATCTTTCTAGAATTACGCTGCCTAATAACGTTTTGTATTTTATAGGAAAAGGAACAATTAATTTTACTGAAAACACGTCAGTAGATTTTGGAAAACTAGATGATGAAAATTTATCATATACATTAAATTGGAACATCCCTAATTGCGATTTTATACCAGAAAAGAGCCTTGTTACTTGTGATTACCTTTTGAATACAGCATCTCCTATTGCATTAATTTCATTTACAGGAAAAATTGAAAAAGGAAAAAACACATTGCATTGGTCTACTTCATCAGAAATAAATTGCGATTATTATATAATTGAAAGATCTGTAGATAAAAAAGATTGGGAAGCACTTGATCAAATTAAAGTATATGATGATCGGTTGATTAAAAGTACCTATTTCTGGCAAGATCATTTAAGTGAGGCGTTTTATTATAGAATTCTACAAGTTGATATTGATGGTAATTCTGAAGAATTTGGCCCAATTCAAGTAGGTGGTAACGAAGCTATATTTAATGTAAAAGTGATCCCGAATGCACCTAAAGATAAAACAGCCATTCTAGAACTAAATGCACTTGATGGGAATATCACAACCTATGAAATTTACAGTACCAACGGGTACTTAATGCGCAGAAAAACACTTGATACTAGTAAAGTAAAGAATAAGAAAATACCTTTAGACTTTACAGATTTAGACAAAGGTCAGTACATTATTAGGGTTAATAATGGGCAATTTATTGCTATAGAGAAAATTGTCATTCCTTAA